Part of the Thermoplasmatales archaeon genome, CGGTTTGAGGTGGTTGGAATCCAATATCAAGGTTGTACCATTCATTGAGATTTTCTATTGGTACATATCTGAAATCTTCCAATTCTCCAATTGGAGGTAATTGGAATATATCTTGTTTTCCTATGTAATTTATTGATAAAGTAAAGTTATTAATGCATGTTCTAAATTCTCTAAGCTTCTTCTTTCTGGAAAAATCTTTTATTCTTAAAATTTCCTCCAATTTTGCACGGATTTTCTTTATTTCTTCATTTAATTCAATAAAGATAGAAATTGTTCTTACTTTCTCTATTAGGTTAAACTTAGAAGTTTCTGAGAAATCTAATCGTCTTAGATTTTTTATCATTACTTTCGAATCGTCAGAAGATCCTCTTTCTTTTAATAAATGATAATAATTGTTAGCAGACTTAAAAGTAAAATCTTTTTCAGAGATTTTTCTGTTAATTTTGCTTAAAATTTTCTTTGTTATATCCATTAATACAGGATCATAAATATAACTATAGAAAAACCTATCATTTTCATCTTTAAGTATCAATACATGTACTTCGCCCTTTTTTCCATCATAATTTCTATTACATCTCCCTGCTGTCTGTATTATTGAATCCAATGGTGCCAAATCCCTATATATGACATCAACACTTATATCCACTCCCGCTTCTACCAATTGAGTAGTTATTATAACCTTTCTTTTGCTATCTCTTTTGATACGTTCAATTCTCCTCAATCTATACAATGGTAAAATATGTGTTGACATGTTGATTAGCTCTAAATCCGGGAAGTTACAAATTCCATCATTATCTAAAATATCTTCAGGATTTAAATTATATTTGCAGCATAAACTGTTTTTGAGATACTCGTATAAGTCTTTTGAAGATTTTACTGTGTTTAAAACTACCATTATGTTCTCATTGCGTCTTTGGCTTATTTCATTTAAGATGAATTTTTTAAATGAATTGAAATTCCTTTCTTGTAAATCAAAATTAAAATCGACTCGATCGAATGAATTAAAATAAAATTCTTTATTTTTCACTAACTCTTTTATTTCTTCTGCATCAAAAATGAGTGGCTTAGTGGCTGTCATCAATATAATCCAACAATTGAAATGAAAAGCGAGATATTTGAGAACTTTGTTTATGAGTAACCAATACTTGTGGGGGATTGATTGTATTTCGTCTAATAATATAATTGAATTTATGATGTTATGGAATTTTCTTGCTGCTCTATTCTTATTTGTTATAATGCTATGGAAAAATTGTACAAAAGTTGTTATTACGATTTCGGAATGCCAACTTTCAGTCAAGATCAGGGATTTATTGATGTCTTCAATTATATTCAATTCGTGATCCTTCATTTCTTTGTATTTTATATCAGCAAGGTGGTGATGTTTTAAAAAGAGATTGGAGGGTATTTCCGAATTTATCTTTAAATTATTAAAATCCAGAATTTGGGAAATTGTAGATGCGTTTTGGTCTATTATACTTAAAAATGGAAGAGAATAAATTATTCTCGGTTCAAAGTTGTATCTAGATTTTATTTTTTCTCGAAGCCCTAAAGCAAATGAAAATCCTGTCAAGGTTTTTCCTATACCTGTAGGTAAATTAATGGATAAAATTCTATCTTTATCTAAATTGCAAGATGAAAGTTCATTATTAACTTCATTATATGCTTTTTCCCTTATTTTATCTATTCTTTTCTTTTTTACAAATTTTCGAGATTTATATTCGTCCACAATACTCTTTCTTAAGCTTTTGATTCTTGAAGGGATTTTACTTCCGGATGCGTCTATTTTGTCAGAATCTAACAACACAGAATAAAAAAATAATATTTTAAAATAAAAGTCCAGTTTCATTTTTCTTTTAATTTTCTTGACTTTCCTATATATTTCTTCCATTAAAGAATTGATATTTATATCAAAAAACAAGCTCAAATCAAAATCTTTAAGTAATTTTTGATATATTTGCGTAAGTTCATCGATATTTGGCTTAATGTCATCTATTTGCTCTTTTACAAACTTTATCTTTTTTTGATCTTTTAATTTGTTTATTTCATATCTAATATCCTGTATATTTCCATGGTGTTTGTTTATAACAATCCAAGTGATCGGTGGAATATACCAAAATTTATCTATTTTTTCTCTTTCCTCTAGAAATTTTTTAACAATAAAATAACCGAACAAAGAGGATATTAAACTATGATTAGCCTTTTTTGTTCTTTTTCCAGTTGCCAACATCTTTTGAAAAGCCTCTGTTGACTTTCCAAAATCATGGGAAATCCCTATTAAATAAGAAATCTCTGAAAAAAGTTTTTTATGTGGTATGATCTTTGAATTAACTATTTGTTTTGAAAATTCACCTACATTTTTTAAATGTTCTAAAAGGGATTTATTAGGATGTGAATGAAGTTTATAGGAAAACAATGTTATTTTCCCCAATCCGATAAATTAACCCATCACTAACCTTTAAAGGTCTTCCATTTTGTTCGAAGATGACTTGTATGTAATCCAAGACTTTTCTACTGTTATCCATATAAAATGGAATGCTTTCCACAATCCAACGCATACCTTCCTCTAAACAATCGACATTAATTTTAAGATCATCATCCTTCTTTATCACACTTTCTACATAATCTCCAGTAGCAGTTTTTTTATAAACGTCAAATTCTCCTACAAATTTGAAATTTGCTATGAGTTCGCTAAGTCCCATATAAGGGGTAAAAACGCTCTTATGCTCTTCAAGATACTTTTTAAGCTTTCCATAAATCTCTTTATCCTTTATCCATACATAAATCCTATAATAAGGCTCCTTCAAAAATTCAAAAGGAGTCGGAGAACGAGGATTCTCCTTTATGTCCCACAAGAGGAATCCTTTGGAAGTATTTACTAAATTGATATTTACATTGACCTTTTTTATAGGATTTTGGACTCTTATGCCAAATTTTATGTTTTCTCTAGAAAAAATTTCATAATAAGAATCTCTACTGAAACCCAAAATAGCCGCGACTAATCCGTTTAAAGCCGTTATTGGAGGGATAGAATAAGTTAGGGGAGAAGTTGTGGTTTCTATTTTCCGAAAATGGCCGTAATCTCCCCACAAATCGAAAACTAGTGCTTTATCAATCTCCATGATACCACATTCATAAATTCAATGTATTTACTTTTGCTATTTGCTTTAATTCTTTCATTAACTCATTTGCAGTTACTTCTCTCTCTTCAAGTACAAAGCTAACATCTTCATCAAATTGAACATCTATGCCTTCTATTTTCTCTTTGTTATTCTCAAAGACTTCAAGTAATTTGGAAACATCCAATTTTATGTCTGAAATATCTCTTATTGCCCTTTCATCCATGTTATTATCGGTTATCAGTTTTATTTTCCTATCCAAGTCACCTAGGTGGTAATTGTTATCTTTATAAACGACTCTGAGAAGTAAGCGTGGCATTTGTCCAACCTTTGACCTTGTAATAAGGTTTTTAGTCCCATTCCAAAGGCCATCTAACAATAAGTCAACATCTTCTTCCTTTAGAAGTGTTGCTCCGGCGGCGTTTTCGTTTATGATACCATAAAAACATATTAAAGAATATGGAAGAATTTGTGTTTCAATAAATGTTCCCTGTGTTGCCTCTTCCTTTGAAGGCATTACGCTAGTTCCCTTTATGCTCTTAGGTTCAACCTGATGTAAGGATCTTCCAAATTTAAATTGAACAGGCCCTGTTAGAGTTATGGATCTGCCCTTTTCACCTTCTTTAGCTGATTTTAGAGCTATAGTGGCGCCGAATAATCTGAGATCTATGTATTTGTTTAGGAGCAATTTTTTCTCTTTTTCAAATTTTTTGTCATCTTTAACTTCGAGCCTTTTCAAGTCTTTTTGGAGTTCTTCTATTCTTTCTTCCCGGGTCTTTTGTGTTCCATCATCTTTGACATCTTTTATTATGAAAACATTGCAGTCTTTGAAGTCATGTAGATAATCTCTAATTGTCCTTTTTAGTCTTACATCAGTTACTATGTTTATACCAGTTTCTTCGTCTATCCTTGGTTTATTTTCATCGAGCGGATCTCCATTTGGGTTCGCATCTTTGATATCATATAAAAAAAGTATTTCAGACCTATTTTTTACAATATTAGTCATCTTTTAACCTCCTTTTTTTGAAAATGTCTCCTAGAGTTAATCCAAGAGCAAAATAATAACTTATATCATTATTTGATAATTTCCAACCTTCATCTTCTGTTTCAATGAAATATCTGGAAATTTTCTCTTCCAGCCAAGGATATGCAACATTATATTCCCTTAACTTTTCTATGATTTCAGGAAATAACCTTTTAATGTCCGATTTATCTAGTTTAAGTCCTTTAAACTTAGACTGGAATGGGGTAGATTTCCTCTGGGCATATTGTACATCTAGAAGGAATTTAGCTAAAACTCCCTCTAAAAACACGGCCCTTTTTTCAGGGGTGTTAAAAGCTTTTTCAAATTCTCCAAAAAAAGACTCTGGTTTTCCTTCGTGGGAGTGTTTTGTTTCTTTTTTCATATCCATTTTTTTCACCTTCAATAAATTGAGATCATCAAGGAAATGCAATAGGTAGAGAGATTTTAAACACAATAACTTTTCCTTGAAAATTTGATCCCTAACATGTGCAGTTCTTATCTCTCTAATAAACGCATTAATTAAAAAATCTTCATTTATAAATTTTCGAGATAAAATCGCTCCTATCATGCTTAAAAAGTATTTATCGTATCCGCTTGGGAAAAATGTTCTTAAAAAGCCTCCTAAATCCATTTTTTCTAACTTTTTATTATTCCATGAACCATCCAATAAGTCACCAGCCCATTTTTCTCCCATGATTATCTTTAAATTTTTTTCAGAAAAAATAGAAATTTCAATCCCATAAAAGGCATCGAAAAGTCTTTTTATCCATGAAGGAGGGACATCTTCAACATACCCAAAAATATCGAAATAATCTCCCTGTTTTCTCTTATAAAATACAAAAATGAGGTTTATTATATCTTTATTCTCTTTTATGATATCTAATATGTCATCTTCTAAAGATAACAAACTTCTAGCCGTCTTTCTTTTCTCATAATCTTTTATCTCTTCTATGATTTCGTCTTGAATATTGCCAAAAATGAAATATGGAACAAGATAAAATTCGTAGGCGTAAATATTTTTAGATAGGTATTTGTTGATGAATTCTTTACCGATTTGTAATGAAATTCCACAATCTTCACATATTGGCAACTGTTTCCACGAATTTTCTTGAATCAAATTAGATGCGAATCCTTTTTTTTTGACCGTATAAACTGAGAATGGAGACGCAAAACCATATACTTCTTTTTCTCTCTTACAAAGTGAGCACGTTCCAAAGCCCTTTGATTTAATTTCACGATCAAATTTTCTTGTAAAAAACTTTTTGATAGACTCTTTTACAAAAATTTTTCTGAAAATTTCAAAATCTCCAAGATACTTTTCTCTATTTCCTTCTCTTATTTTAACAGTAAAAATGAGCGAATTTCTTTCTTTTTTAGGTATGTTATCTAAAATATTCTTTATATCACCCTTAATATCCCCAGATAATTCTTTTTTACCTTTCACTAAAATTTGATCATGTAATGATTTTATTAAGTCACTTCCCCAAAAATTATTTTGTTTGTTTGCATAAGTTTTAAACCACTTACCCCACCGCCTGTCTAATTTTTCTAATGATGGAGTTTTTGAAGTAGGAACCAGATCAAATAAGTGGTGTGAAAATTGCCTGTACAAATACTTTTTATTTTTACTTTCCTCATATTCCTCTAAATGAGTATCACTATATATCAATTTGTTATTTTTCTTCTCAAATACCACACAAATAACATGTTTGACATTAGATAATTTGTTAGCTTCAATAAAAATTTCTTCTTCACCGATATTTTCCTCATTTTTAATGTATTCTCCTATGTCTTTAACTGCTTCTAACATTTTAACACCTCAAAGAGCAACCATCCCAAATCCCATGCCATTTTTCTCCCCTAATCCGCAATCATATGCGAATTCAATAAGCTTGGGCTCGGCTTCTATCTCGAATCTCATATGATAGGCCCTATGGTATGTCTCCGCATCCTCCTTAGGTATGCTGATTCTTTTCCTTTTTATCGACCGCTGTTCTGGGGTTATTTTAATGTATTCGTCGCCTTTGTATTCTCCATGGAATGCGATGTACTTGTTGAGGAGGTTTTTTTGCAGGTTTTCATAGAACTTAAGATCTGCTGGGTTGAGATCCCATTGTTTCAGCTTCCCATTTTCTTCCTTGAGCGTTCGTGTGATGATAGGGGATAAAGTTTTGAATTTCATTCGCTTTTTTATCTTAGGTTTTTTTAGAAGGCTGACTTTTTCTATCCAAATCTTATTTTTTAGAAGGTTTATTTGGGGATTTGT contains:
- a CDS encoding CRISPR-associated endonuclease Cas3'', translating into MGKITLFSYKLHSHPNKSLLEHLKNVGEFSKQIVNSKIIPHKKLFSEISYLIGISHDFGKSTEAFQKMLATGKRTKKANHSLISSLFGYFIVKKFLEEREKIDKFWYIPPITWIVINKHHGNIQDIRYEINKLKDQKKIKFVKEQIDDIKPNIDELTQIYQKLLKDFDLSLFFDININSLMEEIYRKVKKIKRKMKLDFYFKILFFYSVLLDSDKIDASGSKIPSRIKSLRKSIVDEYKSRKFVKKKRIDKIREKAYNEVNNELSSCNLDKDRILSINLPTGIGKTLTGFSFALGLREKIKSRYNFEPRIIYSLPFLSIIDQNASTISQILDFNNLKINSEIPSNLFLKHHHLADIKYKEMKDHELNIIEDINKSLILTESWHSEIVITTFVQFFHSIITNKNRAARKFHNIINSIILLDEIQSIPHKYWLLINKVLKYLAFHFNCWIILMTATKPLIFDAEEIKELVKNKEFYFNSFDRVDFNFDLQERNFNSFKKFILNEISQRRNENIMVVLNTVKSSKDLYEYLKNSLCCKYNLNPEDILDNDGICNFPDLELINMSTHILPLYRLRRIERIKRDSKRKVIITTQLVEAGVDISVDVIYRDLAPLDSIIQTAGRCNRNYDGKKGEVHVLILKDENDRFFYSYIYDPVLMDITKKILSKINRKISEKDFTFKSANNYYHLLKERGSSDDSKVMIKNLRRLDFSETSKFNLIEKVRTISIFIELNEEIKKIRAKLEEILRIKDFSRKKKLREFRTCINNFTLSINYIGKQDIFQLPPIGELEDFRYVPIENLNEWYNLDIGFQPPQTDISMRLL
- the cas6 gene encoding CRISPR-associated endoribonuclease Cas6, which gives rise to MIYNKIADKDLAAKLHQTKNYKFFTFSELQIMKRKPLKKYLIAENGEIGLYISSPDEEFIKSLVEGFLTNPQINLLKNKIWIEKVSLLKKPKIKKRMKFKTLSPIITRTLKEENGKLKQWDLNPADLKFYENLQKNLLNKYIAFHGEYKGDEYIKITPEQRSIKRKRISIPKEDAETYHRAYHMRFEIEAEPKLIEFAYDCGLGEKNGMGFGMVAL
- the cas8b gene encoding type I-B CRISPR-associated protein Cas8b/Csh1, encoding MLEAVKDIGEYIKNEENIGEEEIFIEANKLSNVKHVICVVFEKKNNKLIYSDTHLEEYEESKNKKYLYRQFSHHLFDLVPTSKTPSLEKLDRRWGKWFKTYANKQNNFWGSDLIKSLHDQILVKGKKELSGDIKGDIKNILDNIPKKERNSLIFTVKIREGNREKYLGDFEIFRKIFVKESIKKFFTRKFDREIKSKGFGTCSLCKREKEVYGFASPFSVYTVKKKGFASNLIQENSWKQLPICEDCGISLQIGKEFINKYLSKNIYAYEFYLVPYFIFGNIQDEIIEEIKDYEKRKTARSLLSLEDDILDIIKENKDIINLIFVFYKRKQGDYFDIFGYVEDVPPSWIKRLFDAFYGIEISIFSEKNLKIIMGEKWAGDLLDGSWNNKKLEKMDLGGFLRTFFPSGYDKYFLSMIGAILSRKFINEDFLINAFIREIRTAHVRDQIFKEKLLCLKSLYLLHFLDDLNLLKVKKMDMKKETKHSHEGKPESFFGEFEKAFNTPEKRAVFLEGVLAKFLLDVQYAQRKSTPFQSKFKGLKLDKSDIKRLFPEIIEKLREYNVAYPWLEEKISRYFIETEDEGWKLSNNDISYYFALGLTLGDIFKKRRLKDD
- the cas5b gene encoding type I-B CRISPR-associated protein Cas5, with translation MEIDKALVFDLWGDYGHFRKIETTTSPLTYSIPPITALNGLVAAILGFSRDSYYEIFSRENIKFGIRVQNPIKKVNVNINLVNTSKGFLLWDIKENPRSPTPFEFLKEPYYRIYVWIKDKEIYGKLKKYLEEHKSVFTPYMGLSELIANFKFVGEFDVYKKTATGDYVESVIKKDDDLKINVDCLEEGMRWIVESIPFYMDNSRKVLDYIQVIFEQNGRPLKVSDGLIYRIGENNIVFL
- the cas7b gene encoding type I-B CRISPR-associated protein Cas7/Csh2 codes for the protein MTNIVKNRSEILFLYDIKDANPNGDPLDENKPRIDEETGINIVTDVRLKRTIRDYLHDFKDCNVFIIKDVKDDGTQKTREERIEELQKDLKRLEVKDDKKFEKEKKLLLNKYIDLRLFGATIALKSAKEGEKGRSITLTGPVQFKFGRSLHQVEPKSIKGTSVMPSKEEATQGTFIETQILPYSLICFYGIINENAAGATLLKEEDVDLLLDGLWNGTKNLITRSKVGQMPRLLLRVVYKDNNYHLGDLDRKIKLITDNNMDERAIRDISDIKLDVSKLLEVFENNKEKIEGIDVQFDEDVSFVLEEREVTANELMKELKQIAKVNTLNL